ATGTCGTTATGCCGATAAAAAACTAGCAGAAGCATGAATTAAGAATTATGAATTATGAAGAAGATAAGTTTTTTGATATCTCAAAAAGAAAAAAAACCTAGTTTAAAACTAGAAGACAAGGACATTTTTTATCTTTTTGAAAGAATCATCAAACAGGAATACGGAAACCAAGGCGCCAAAAATCTCAAAGCCGGTTATTATAAAAATGGAAAATTATATATAAAATCCGAAAGCTCAATTTTTAGTAACGAGCTTCTGCTTAATAAAAAAGAGATTGTCCGAAAATTAAATCAAGAAATTGGAAATGAAGAAATTGTGGACATTAAGGTTAATTAAGCTCGGAAAGGGTTTTGGAATTTTTCCAATTAAATTCAAAAAGAGATTTGTGCATTTGATAGATTTCCTTGTTTTTCACAATCACTCCGATTTTATTTTTTTCTTCCAGTGTCACATAGGAAACGGTATTGTCGTAAATTTCCATAAGAGGAGAAAAGGAAAATAATTTGTAATCAATAAAACGAACCTCGGTAACTTCATTGTAATAATTTTTCATATATTTTCTCGCAAAGTCATTATCCAGCATAATGACTTTTTTCTTTAGTCCCAGTTTTCCTCTTTTCTTCACATACTCCCTATTTATTTTATCAATGTATTTTACCACCACCTCCATGTCAGCATAGGTGCAGATCTCTGTTTTGGACTCCAGTGAGTCGTCGAGAACCTTTTTGATGCCATCCAGTCCCTCGTAGAATAAAACCCCTGGACGGCCGGAAACGAGGTTGTAATCGGAAATGATGGAGGAGATCATTCCATCCAAAGCCAGTTTGGCATCTTTGGCTTTTTGTTCTCTTTTTTCAGCCAGGTTTCGAAGGGACAAAGGATGCTTGGCTTGAAAAATAGCGATTGAATGTTCTGGCTCGGTTTTCTCAATAACTTCCAGTTTCAGGAGGTCATCCAGTGTTTTGTAGACCAAGCCCCTTTTGAAAGGGGTTTTTGTGACTATTTTTCTAGCCGAAAGAGACCCATTCTTGATCAGGATTTCATAAACCAGCGATTGGGTGTAATTGAGGCCGATTTGGATCAAGGATTGTTCATACATATGTGGTTATTATAGCGCGTATTTTGGTGTTTGTCAAATCATTGTGACAAAGACAGGGCTTATTTACTGTGATTTGTGACAATAATAAAAGCATTTTATTAAAAATATGCCAATTTATGCTACTTTATTGTTGACAGTTTATTGAAAAAGGTATATAATGGATTGTTAAGATGAAAATTCAATGAATTGGACTCTTAGCCAACGAAGTACATTAAAAAGCTTGCATCTGGCCGACTTAACTCATAGTAGGCTAAGGCGCGGGATCTAAACCAACCTGCGAGCGGGGCGAAATCAAGATTTGGTATGGAGCTGAAAATCCGCAAGGATTGAGGGAGACCATACTAAGTCGCGGTTCAATTATCCTCCCAAGCTTATAGTAATGAGTGAGGGTGGAGATTCATCAAAAAGATAGAGTCTCTACTTCATTCCTTATTAGAGAGAAATAAGGAAAGCATATTTGAAAACATAAAGAGGCGGAAGAGAAACAGATTGAGTTTTTGAGAGAGGCTTGATCAGAAGTCACAAAAATCTCTCTCCGCCTCTTTTTTTATTTCTCCGCAATTCTGTAAGTGATTTGCTGATATGCGAAAAACATTCGGATCAAAATCTCTCTCGATTCGGAATTTGCATATTATTCACTTACAGTATTGCGGAGGGATTAGGACTGTTATTTGAAAATTGAATAAAGAAAAAATTTTTCAATTCCGTTTTGATTTTTTGTTTGTAGAAGTTGAGGCGGAGTTGGGAAGTTAACAAATTATGGCCGTGCGGGCCTTAAGCGCAAGGAGAAACAATGAAAGGATACAACGAAATTAGTAGGCGGCTGGAAAGTTTCAAGAGTTGGACGGATTTTACCGTCCGGATGGACGTTTGTGGATGGGAGATGCACGGGCTACGGAGCCCGTATGTTTCCCACCAGTCGGTAAGTTTGCTATCAGGTCACCAGATAGCAAACTTAATCGTTCTGGGCGAAGAACCCAGGACGTTGTATCTTTCGCCTCGGTTGGTCGAGGCAGGTGACATGCTCATTGAGTCCGAAAGGACACAATGGGGACAGCAGTATGTCCTTTCGAACGGCTCTCGGGTTTCCTGGGACGCCGTGATCGCCCAGGGACCAATAGTGTCCCGGATTCTCCAGGCGGAGCACTTTCTTCCGCTTTGGGGATTTCCGCTTCTCGTGCCCCTGTGGGCGCGGGAGGGGTTACTGCATGTTTTTTATCCCGACCGCTTCAGCGGGTACGGAGAGGCTGGCAAGCCCCGGTTCGAGGCGGATATTTCCTTGACCCTCCTTGGGTCGGGTAATTTCCTTGACGCTATTCGTCGTCATAGCGAGGGGGAAAACATACCTCCTCCGTTCGTGGACGATAGCATTCTACAGTGTGAAGGGTAGGTTTTTGGGACAGGTAGCTGTGGTGGCTATTTGTCCCTCTCAATTAAACTTTCAAATTCGTTTTGAAGGTTTTGAGAGAGGAAGTTATTTGAAAAATGAATATATACAATGTCATCTTGAGCGAAGTGTCGCCTCGGCACGAAATCGAAAGATCTAATTAAAATCAAAATTAGATTCCTCGACTCGCTATCGCTCACTCGGAATGACAAAATATAATTTGAACTGCTGAAAAAGTTTTTAAGATGAAAATTTTTTTGGCAGTTCAAAAAAATAAAATGCCCCTCCCGAGTTAATTCCATTCTCGAGGCAAAAGGGGCGAAGGAGGAAAAATGGATAAAGAAAAAGTTTTAGAAAAACTCATTGCCATCATTTTAATGGCAATTGAGGAGGGTTTTGATCCGGATGAGTTGTGGGCCAAGGCCCATAAACTCATCCGAAATGAAAAATAGGTTTTTGGGACAAGCGCGGTTTGCTTGTCCCGCTCAATTAAACCTTCAAATTTATTTGAAGGTTTTGAGAGAGAAAATAGTTCTTTGAGAAAAATTTGAACTGCTGAAAAAGGATTTAAGATGAAAATTTTTTTGGCAGTTCAAATAAAATTGAAAGTCGCAGAAGCGGCGAGGAGGAAGCATGAATCATTTCATAGATTTCGAAGTAATTGAGGGGGTTGTTATACCCCAAATTCCCGGTGAAGTAAGTCGGGAAAAAATTAAAGAAAGGGATCTAGGGACAGGAGGAGTCCGGGAAACCTGGCGAGTAAACTGTGCAGAAACCGTCGATGCCAGAAAACTGGTATCGGCAGAAGTATTTAACGGGTCCGATGGATGGGCTCGGTACGAGGGGGAAGGATTAAATCCTCCCAAAGGCACGTGGGGGAGGATTTGCGATGTTGTCTTCTATGGGCAACATCATCCAATGGTAATTCCAGCCGGATGCTGGCTGGAATTACATTGGGAGGGAAGGCTTGTTCTTCGAGGGGAGAAGCCATACCTCCCCGCCTATAAGGATGATTGGGAACCGATAAATGTTCCCATGAAATGGCCATAGGGTTTCGGGGGCAGTCGGCTTTGGTTAGCGGCTGCCTTTTTTCTTTGGCTTAAAAATGTTAATATTTAAATATAACTAGAAAAAGTCATTTATGTTTGAAGAATCAACTTTTCCAAAACCAGTCCCACCAGAAAATGACGAGACGATTAAAATAAGCACCGCCGAAATAGATACTACAAAAAATCAATCCCGCGGATCGATGTCGGAGAAATCGGAAGTTTTTGGTCCGAAGGAAAAGCTAATTTCAACATTGGAGCAAGAGGGTTTTTTGAATATTATTGACGGACACATCGTTTTAGATCTGGATTTTATTAAGTCTCCGGATTTAAAAAGAAAATTAAAAAACACTAACCTGGACAAAAAAACAAAAAAAAGCTTTACCGCGAATAATGTTTTCGCAGCATTAAGAAACACAAAAGTGGTCTCAAGAGAAGATTTTGAGCGGCAAAGAAAAAACGGAGAACCGATTAAAAGCAAGCCCCTGTTTAATATTCCTAAAAGTATCGAAGACGCTTTTGATGAAGAAAGCATACGAAGCAAAGAATATTATCTAAATCTTTGGGATTTGTATGAAGACGAGGGACAGAATAGGATGCATTGGAAGCAGGACATAATCACGGAAAACGGCGAAGCGATTGGCGCTAGGGAGATGGCAATGGCGGTTAAAATATTTAGAGATTTTCAGGGAAAAAGAGATGAAAATGGAAACTTGATGGTTTATGATGAAGAGAAAAATGAATTTAGAAAAATAAGCGCAAGATGGATTGAGGAAAAAATTGGATCTATGGGAGGTTCGCAGGGAACTTCATTGTTCAGGCCTTTTGAATTTTTTCAAAAATTTTGCCCAAATTTAATTCAAAAGGGCATGATAAAACTAGAAGACTTTAGAATTAAAACAGAAGGAGCTAGTGGAAAACTGATGCGCAAAGAGTTTGATATGGCAAATAAAACATATGTTCCAATAGATAGTAATCGCTATTATATTGGAATAGAAAACTTTATTTTCAACAGAGAAACTATCCCGATGCAAAATATCAAAGTAGTTATTCTGGATAAAAATACAGCCGGGATTGTAACGGTGCACAGCAAAACACAAAAAATACTCTATACTTTCAACTTGTTGTCGCCAGAAGAAAAAGAGCAAAAGCGAAAAAGGATCAAAGAAAAGCATCCTGATTTTTCAGAAGAAGAAGTAACAGACAGATCATTATCTGGGAAGGGCGAGATGGAACAGCGAATGTGTCCCTGGCAAAGAACCGAGGAAAATCCAAGACTGAAAGGAGAAGCGGAAAATCAATACGCCGAAAGGATGTCTCTTCTTGGCGACTATAATTTCTTGAAAGAAATTAGTCTTGAATTTGCAGAAAAGGCTGGGATTGGAATTCATGATGTCTTGACCTGGAGAGAACAACAATGGTTGAATGTGGCGGCCTATAAACTTAAAACTCTTGGAAAGTTTGATCAGCTTTTGGATTTTGTTAAACATTACCAAGGAAACGGGCTTAGAGCATTTTTGAGCTGCGAATTTGATATTAATAATGCTCAGAAAATAGTGGCTATCGGCGAAGAGCTGTCATTTGAAGATGCTAGTTTGATTTTTTCTAAAATATCGGAACTTGTTGATCTTGCAGAAAAGAAAAAAGCAGATTTAGAGAGGTTGTTTTTTAAAGACGGTGAAGCTCGGAATGTCTCTGGGATGAAGTTTGAAATGCTCCAGAGAATTCAGGAGATAATTAAGCAATTTGGCGATGGATTAAAAGTAAAGGGAGAAAAAAAAGAAAAAATTAAAAACTTATTGGACGAAATTAAAAAGTCAAAAGTAGGAATAATTCTTTTGCAATCAGTGTTGCGGTCGGCTAAAGAGGGCGAGGAGGAGATTGATTTTGAGAATATAAAAGATTTTGATATTGAGACCAATGAAATGGGGGAAGATTTGAGGCAGGAAGAAAAAGAAAGGATTTTGGGAATTTCGAAGAAAAATTATTACGACATTGTTTTTCCGGGCGAGCCGGAAAAAGCGAAAGTGGTTGTTGATGGATTGGAAAAAGAAATGATTTCCGAAGAAGGGTTGAAAAACCAAAAAACCTACACCTTGAAATATAAAGGCGAAATTGTGGCGTTTTGCAAATTCAGGCCGGTTGTGGGAAAGCCGGATGAATTGGAATTTACCTCGGTTAATATTTCTTCCGAACTGCATGGCTTAAAAATTGGAGAATATTTTATCAGCAAAGTTATGGAAATAGAATCTAAAAATTATATTATCAATGGCGATACTTTTGTGAAAAACACCGGCGCCAATAAATTGTATTTTGAAAAAGTGGGCTTTGAAAATCTGGGAGAATATGAAAGTGAGAAATATTTGGGAGAAAAACTGTATAAGATGAGAATGGATAAAAGAGAAAAATAGAAGATTTTACACCGTAGTGTAAAAATAGCCTTGACTAAAATTACACCAAAAGAAAAATGCGAAAATAAAGAAGTTGACAATCTATTGTAATATGATACAATGATTATTGTAATATATTACAATAAAATTATGTTTTCTTTAAGGTCAAAAATAACCGTAAAATTGTTGGGATACTTTTTTATAAACCCCTCAAAAAGGCATTATATCAACGAATTAGCCGAAATTCTTGAAGTTGATCCGGGAAATTTGCACAGAAAACTCAAAGAACTGGATAATGAAGGAATCCTTGAATCCGAAGAGCGAGGCAATCAGAAATATTATTTTTTGAATCACAGCTACCCGCTCTTAAAAGAAATAAAAAAAGTGTTTGAGATGAAATATGGACTTTCAAAAATGATAAGAGAAGCATTAATTAAACTCAAAGGACTAAAAAAGGCTTACATATTCGGCTCCTATGCCAAAAATTTGTTCGAACAGGAAAGCGACATAGACATTTTGCTTATCGGAAGCCATTCTTCTCTTGAAGCAAAAAGAATTATTGCGCCGATTCAGAAAAAAATAGGCAGAGAAATAAGCATAATTGATGTTGAAGAAAAAGAATTTGAGAAACGAAAGAAAAACAATGATCCATTTATTAAAAACATATTTGAGAGCAAAATAATCGAACTAATTTAAGAGGAATTTTGATTTCTAAAAAAGAAGCCGAGGAATATATCAAATGGACAGAAAAGATTTTCAAAAATGCTCAAAAATATTTAGATGGAAAAAAGCAAAGACTTAATTTTGATTAGCATAAAAGCAATTGATATATGGGGGAAGAAAAGAAAAAACTTGTTCTGATTGATGGGAATGCCATTATGCATCGCGCCTATCATGCTCTTCCGCCTCTTTCTACCAAAAAAGGGGAATTGGTTAATGCTGTCTACGGATTTGCTTCCACGCTTTTTTCCGTAATTGAGAATTTCAAGCCCGATTACATCGCGGCTTCTTTTGATTTGGCCGGACCGACTTTTCGGCACGAAGAATACAAAGAATACAAAGCTACCCGCACCAAA
This window of the Parcubacteria group bacterium genome carries:
- a CDS encoding DciA family protein, which encodes MKKISFLISQKEKKPSLKLEDKDIFYLFERIIKQEYGNQGAKNLKAGYYKNGKLYIKSESSIFSNELLLNKKEIVRKLNQEIGNEEIVDIKVN
- a CDS encoding helix-turn-helix domain-containing protein, with protein sequence MYEQSLIQIGLNYTQSLVYEILIKNGSLSARKIVTKTPFKRGLVYKTLDDLLKLEVIEKTEPEHSIAIFQAKHPLSLRNLAEKREQKAKDAKLALDGMISSIISDYNLVSGRPGVLFYEGLDGIKKVLDDSLESKTEICTYADMEVVVKYIDKINREYVKKRGKLGLKKKVIMLDNDFARKYMKNYYNEVTEVRFIDYKLFSFSPLMEIYDNTVSYVTLEEKNKIGVIVKNKEIYQMHKSLFEFNWKNSKTLSELN
- a CDS encoding GNAT family N-acetyltransferase → MFEESTFPKPVPPENDETIKISTAEIDTTKNQSRGSMSEKSEVFGPKEKLISTLEQEGFLNIIDGHIVLDLDFIKSPDLKRKLKNTNLDKKTKKSFTANNVFAALRNTKVVSREDFERQRKNGEPIKSKPLFNIPKSIEDAFDEESIRSKEYYLNLWDLYEDEGQNRMHWKQDIITENGEAIGAREMAMAVKIFRDFQGKRDENGNLMVYDEEKNEFRKISARWIEEKIGSMGGSQGTSLFRPFEFFQKFCPNLIQKGMIKLEDFRIKTEGASGKLMRKEFDMANKTYVPIDSNRYYIGIENFIFNRETIPMQNIKVVILDKNTAGIVTVHSKTQKILYTFNLLSPEEKEQKRKRIKEKHPDFSEEEVTDRSLSGKGEMEQRMCPWQRTEENPRLKGEAENQYAERMSLLGDYNFLKEISLEFAEKAGIGIHDVLTWREQQWLNVAAYKLKTLGKFDQLLDFVKHYQGNGLRAFLSCEFDINNAQKIVAIGEELSFEDASLIFSKISELVDLAEKKKADLERLFFKDGEARNVSGMKFEMLQRIQEIIKQFGDGLKVKGEKKEKIKNLLDEIKKSKVGIILLQSVLRSAKEGEEEIDFENIKDFDIETNEMGEDLRQEEKERILGISKKNYYDIVFPGEPEKAKVVVDGLEKEMISEEGLKNQKTYTLKYKGEIVAFCKFRPVVGKPDELEFTSVNISSELHGLKIGEYFISKVMEIESKNYIINGDTFVKNTGANKLYFEKVGFENLGEYESEKYLGEKLYKMRMDKREK
- a CDS encoding nucleotidyltransferase domain-containing protein, which encodes MFSLRSKITVKLLGYFFINPSKRHYINELAEILEVDPGNLHRKLKELDNEGILESEERGNQKYYFLNHSYPLLKEIKKVFEMKYGLSKMIREALIKLKGLKKAYIFGSYAKNLFEQESDIDILLIGSHSSLEAKRIIAPIQKKIGREISIIDVEEKEFEKRKKNNDPFIKNIFESKIIELI